The Larus michahellis chromosome 2, bLarMic1.1, whole genome shotgun sequence genome window below encodes:
- the TBC1D31 gene encoding TBC1 domain family member 31 isoform X4 — translation MCAGPPPAAVAVGGALRGGGERGGGGPRMESSDLGGRQQGPIWHRKPGPAARRGVIVNIIHSVKGYHSKTIRFLNVAFDSSGDSLLAGDHQGNIYVFDLNGNRFNLVQRTMQACTALAFNLRRKTEFLVALADYSIKCFDTETKELVSWMRGHDSSVSSISVHGSGRYAITTSSDTAQLWDLDTFQRKRKLNVRQSVGIQKVFFLPLSNTILSCFKDNSVFAWEFDTLHCKYQLPTPVEGSALLYKVFAVTRDGRIFVAGGKSNQLHLWCLESRKLIRIIQMPSKVRAVRHLEFLPDSFDGGSNQVLGVLSQDNIMRFINIETCKLLFDIGSHEEGISTAAISPSGRYIASVMENGSLNLYSVQALTQEGNQPPPPTFKVVEDWSKCTSEANKLTMRVTSGRSERPWKSKGSKIQSRLLKMQVNTSLENKENELPGGLNKKRLRALLKGFGEYPAKYRMFVWRSLLQLPENHLAFSSLIDKGTHSAFVNIQNEYPIKSQKLLRVLQRTLSALAHWSAIFAETPYIPLLAFPFVKLFQNNQLICFEVVATVVVNLCQHWFEYFPNPPVNILSMMENVLAHHDKELLQHLIKYNVTSQVYAWPLLETLFSEVLTREEWLKVFDNIFSNHPSYFLMIVIAYIICSRAPLLHCNQREDFEYFFHHRNNLDISVVIKEAYHLMETTPLDIHPQRVLDDFIPLTKGQYPVFNKYPKFIVDYQTQERERIRQDEIEYLRERQLVHELEAKAQERKAEDEAWYRKQELLREAEEQRRKMLLEEEEKLAEQRQRLAAVKRELKVKELQFLDASRRRFLKYQQDQRQIELKRLDDEIARKATMREQETAAALQDVEVQRMELESQRQVFEQVAEENLAKAEQKRIDANWRLRALHKLRGDDRDRKKRHEEIAKLLHDNRVKEAELLKAMREAEEKTWEEVIQKKAQLEEEQKAAAAADEHRKQFLEDKMNDALELAEKLQREDGYFERLRDLKAGRTGRGVELQQVPRSGNICLNDLPPSQSSSHMSLDRRGEDLALQERELMAEVRRLRQKLTSQARTRHPPARFTATKWTP, via the exons ATGTGTGCGGgcccccctcccgccgcggtGGCCGTTGGAGGAGCCCTGAGGGGAGGtggcgagcgcggcggcggcgggccgagGATGGAGAGCTCCGACCTGGGCGGCCGCCAGCAGGGCCCCATCTGGCACCGCAAAcccgggccggcggcgcggcgcgg AGTTATAGTAAACATAATTCACAGTGTCAAAGGATACCATTCAAAGACAATACGTTTTCTGAATGTGGCTTTTGACAGTTCTGGAGATTCTCTACTCGCTGGAGACCACCAAGGGAATATATATGTTTTTGACTTGAATGGAAACAG GTTCAACCTTGTTCAGCGAACAATGCAGGCTTGCACTGCTTTGGCATTTAATCTTCGCAGAAAGACAGAATTCTTGGTGGCTTTGGCAGATTATTCCATTAAGTGCTTTGATACAG AAACCAAGGAGCTAGTTAGTTGGATGAGGGGACATGATTCTTCAGTGTCTTCCATCTCTGTCCATGGCTCGGGCAGGTATGCCATCACTACATCCAGTGATACAGCACAACTGTGGGACTTGGAcacctttcaaagaaaaagaaagctgaatgtTCGTCAGTCTGTGGGTATCCAGAAG gttttttttcttccattgagtAACACCATCCTCAGCTGTTTCAAAGACAATTCTGTTTTTGCATGGGAATTCGACACTCTTCACTGTAAATACCAGTTGCCAACGCCTGTAGAAGGTTCTGCGTTACTTTATAAGGTCTTTGCGGTTACCAG AGATGGACGGATTTTTGTAGCTGGTGGAAAATCAAATCAGCTTCACTTATGGTGTTTAGAATCAAGGAAGTTGATACGAATAATCCAGATGCCTTCAAAAGTACGAGCTGTCCGTCATCTGGAATTCCTCCCTGACAGTTTTGATGGGGGCTCCAATCAG GTTCTTGGAGTGTTAAGTCAAGATAATATTATGAGATTTATCAATATAGAAACATGCAAACTTCTTTTTGACATTGGGAGTCATGAAGAGGGAATCAGCACAGCAGCAATTAGCCCCAGTGGACGGTATATTGCATCAGTAATGGAAAACGGTAGCCTTAATTTATACAGTGTCCAAGCTTTGACTCAAGAAGGAAATCAG CCTCCACCACCCACGTTCAAAGTAGTAGAAGATTGGTCCAAGTGCACGTCAGAGGCAAACAAACTGACAATGAGAGTGACTTCAGGAAGGTCAGAGCGGCCTTGGAAATCCAAAGGAAGCAAAATTCAAAGCAGATTGCTAAAAATGCAAGTGAACACATCACTTGAAAATAAAGAG AACGAATTACCAGGTGGATTAAACAAGAAACGCCTGCGGGCCTTATTGAAAGGATTTGGAGAATATCCAGCAAAGTACAG GATGTTTGTTTGGCGTTCCTTATTACAACTTCCTGAAAACCACTTAGCATTCAGTAGCCTAATAGATAAGGGTACCCACAGTGCATTTGTGAATATTCAAAATGAGTATCCCATCAAAAGTCAGAAACTGCTGAGAGTTTTACagag GACCTTATCAGCTCTGGCTCACTGGTCTGCTATCTTTGCTGAGACGCCTTATATTCCTTTGCTAGCATTCCCGTTTGTAAAATTATTCCAGAACAACCAGCTGATCTGCTTTGAAGTTGTGGCTACAGTAGTAG ttaatCTTTGTCAGCACTGGTTTGAGTATTTTCCCAATCCTCCAGTTAATATCCTTAGTATGATGGAAAATGTTTTGGCACATCATGACAAGGAACTACTtcagcatttaataaaatacaatgtAACTTCACAG GTTTATGCTTGGCCTCTTCTAGAAACACTGTTCTCTGAGGTTCTAACAAGAGAAGAATGGCTCAAAGTCTTTGACAATATCTTCTCCAACCATCCTTCGTACTTCCTAATGATCGTTATTGCCTATATTATATGTTCCAGAGCTCCCTTGCTTCACTGTAATCAAAGAGAAGATTTTGAG TATTTCTTTCATCATCGTAACAACCTGGACATTAGCGTTGTGATTAAGGAAGCTTATCATCTTATGGAGACTACACCACTAGATATCCATCCACAGCGTGTGCTTGATGACTTCATACCACTTACAAAAGGACAGTACCCTGTATTTAATAAATATCCCAAGTTCATTGTGGATTATCAAACTCAGGAACGGGAGAGGATCAGACAGGATGAAATTGAATACTTACGAGAGAG ACAATTAGTGCATGAATTAGAAGCTAAAGCACAGGAACGGAAAGCAGAAGATGAAGCCTGGTATCGAAAGCAGGAATTACTTCGAGAAGCTGAAGAACAGAGGCGAAAAATGCTactggaagaagaagagaagctGGCAGAACAGAGGCAGAG ACTAGCTGCTGTGAAAAGAGAACTGAAAGTAAAGGAGCTACAATTTCTAGATGCTTCGAGAAGGCGCTTTCTGAAATACCAGCAAGATCAGCGTCAAATAGAACTGAAACGTCTTGATGACGAAATTGCACGAAAA GCAACCATGAGAGAGCAGgaaacagctgctgctcttcaaGATGTAGAAGTACAACGGATGGAACTTGAATCACAAAGGCAGGTTTTTGAACAG GTGGCTGAGGAAAATTTAGCCAAAGCAGAGCAGAAACGCATTGATGCCAACTGGAGGTTGCGAGCATTGCATAAACTACGGGGTGATGATCGGGACCGCAAGAAGCGTCACGAAGAGATAGCCAAGCTCCTGCACGACAACAGGGTGAAAGAGGCTGAACTGCTGAAGGCCAtgagggaagcagaagaaaaaacg TGGGAAGAAGTTATACAGAAAAAAGCTCAACTGGAAGAAGAGCAgaaggcggctgctgctgcagatgaACACAGGAAGCAGTTTTTAGAGGACAAAATGAATGACGCATTAGAATTGGCTGAAAAGCTGCAAAGAGAAGATGGCTATTTTG AGAGACTGCGTGATTTAAAGGCGGGACGTACAGGGAGAGGGGTAGAACTCCAGCAGGTACCAAGGTCTGGAAACATCTGTCTGAATGATTTGCCGCCATCACAGTCATCATCACACA TGTCTTTAGACAGGAGAGGAGAAGATCTGGCGTTGCAGGAGCGGGAGCTGATGGCAGAAGTCAGACGGCTGAGACAAAAGCTGACCTCACAGGCTCGAACTAGGCATCCTCCAGCTCGGTTCACAGCTACGAAGTGGACGCCTTGA
- the TBC1D31 gene encoding TBC1 domain family member 31 isoform X2 — protein sequence MCAGPPPAAVAVGGALRGGGERGGGGPRMESSDLGGRQQGPIWHRKPGPAARRGVIVNIIHSVKGYHSKTIRFLNVAFDSSGDSLLAGDHQGNIYVFDLNGNRFNLVQRTMQACTALAFNLRRKTEFLVALADYSIKCFDTETKELVSWMRGHDSSVSSISVHGSGRYAITTSSDTAQLWDLDTFQRKRKLNVRQSVGIQKVFFLPLSNTILSCFKDNSVFAWEFDTLHCKYQLPTPVEGSALLYKVFAVTRDGRIFVAGGKSNQLHLWCLESRKLIRIIQMPSKVRAVRHLEFLPDSFDGGSNQVLGVLSQDNIMRFINIETCKLLFDIGSHEEGISTAAISPSGRYIASVMENGSLNLYSVQALTQEGNQPPPPTFKVVEDWSKCTSEANKLTMRVTSGRSERPWKSKGSKIQSRLLKMQVNTSLENKENELPGGLNKKRLRALLKGFGEYPAKYRMFVWRSLLQLPENHLAFSSLIDKGTHSAFVNIQNEYPIKSQKLLRVLQRTLSALAHWSAIFAETPYIPLLAFPFVKLFQNNQLICFEVVATVVVNLCQHWFEYFPNPPVNILSMMENVLAHHDKELLQHLIKYNVTSQVYAWPLLETLFSEVLTREEWLKVFDNIFSNHPSYFLMIVIAYIICSRAPLLHCNQREDFEYFFHHRNNLDISVVIKEAYHLMETTPLDIHPQRVLDDFIPLTKGQYPVFNKYPKFIVDYQTQERERIRQDEIEYLRERQLVHELEAKAQERKAEDEAWYRKQELLREAEEQRRKMLLEEEEKLAEQRQRLAAVKRELKVKELQFLDASRRRFLKYQQDQRQIELKRLDDEIARKATMREQETAAALQDVEVQRMELESQRQVFEQVAEENLAKAEQKRIDANWRLRALHKLRGDDRDRKKRHEEIAKLLHDNRVKEAELLKAMREAEEKTWEEVIQKKAQLEEEQKAAAAADEHRKQFLEDKMNDALELAEKLQREDGYFERLRDLKAGRTGRGVELQQVPRSGNICLNDLPPSQSSSHSPPQILEGCYKFSLEPSLLQAEQPQLSQPVLTAEVLQPSDHLCGPPLDPLQQVHVLPVLRMIWGC from the exons ATGTGTGCGGgcccccctcccgccgcggtGGCCGTTGGAGGAGCCCTGAGGGGAGGtggcgagcgcggcggcggcgggccgagGATGGAGAGCTCCGACCTGGGCGGCCGCCAGCAGGGCCCCATCTGGCACCGCAAAcccgggccggcggcgcggcgcgg AGTTATAGTAAACATAATTCACAGTGTCAAAGGATACCATTCAAAGACAATACGTTTTCTGAATGTGGCTTTTGACAGTTCTGGAGATTCTCTACTCGCTGGAGACCACCAAGGGAATATATATGTTTTTGACTTGAATGGAAACAG GTTCAACCTTGTTCAGCGAACAATGCAGGCTTGCACTGCTTTGGCATTTAATCTTCGCAGAAAGACAGAATTCTTGGTGGCTTTGGCAGATTATTCCATTAAGTGCTTTGATACAG AAACCAAGGAGCTAGTTAGTTGGATGAGGGGACATGATTCTTCAGTGTCTTCCATCTCTGTCCATGGCTCGGGCAGGTATGCCATCACTACATCCAGTGATACAGCACAACTGTGGGACTTGGAcacctttcaaagaaaaagaaagctgaatgtTCGTCAGTCTGTGGGTATCCAGAAG gttttttttcttccattgagtAACACCATCCTCAGCTGTTTCAAAGACAATTCTGTTTTTGCATGGGAATTCGACACTCTTCACTGTAAATACCAGTTGCCAACGCCTGTAGAAGGTTCTGCGTTACTTTATAAGGTCTTTGCGGTTACCAG AGATGGACGGATTTTTGTAGCTGGTGGAAAATCAAATCAGCTTCACTTATGGTGTTTAGAATCAAGGAAGTTGATACGAATAATCCAGATGCCTTCAAAAGTACGAGCTGTCCGTCATCTGGAATTCCTCCCTGACAGTTTTGATGGGGGCTCCAATCAG GTTCTTGGAGTGTTAAGTCAAGATAATATTATGAGATTTATCAATATAGAAACATGCAAACTTCTTTTTGACATTGGGAGTCATGAAGAGGGAATCAGCACAGCAGCAATTAGCCCCAGTGGACGGTATATTGCATCAGTAATGGAAAACGGTAGCCTTAATTTATACAGTGTCCAAGCTTTGACTCAAGAAGGAAATCAG CCTCCACCACCCACGTTCAAAGTAGTAGAAGATTGGTCCAAGTGCACGTCAGAGGCAAACAAACTGACAATGAGAGTGACTTCAGGAAGGTCAGAGCGGCCTTGGAAATCCAAAGGAAGCAAAATTCAAAGCAGATTGCTAAAAATGCAAGTGAACACATCACTTGAAAATAAAGAG AACGAATTACCAGGTGGATTAAACAAGAAACGCCTGCGGGCCTTATTGAAAGGATTTGGAGAATATCCAGCAAAGTACAG GATGTTTGTTTGGCGTTCCTTATTACAACTTCCTGAAAACCACTTAGCATTCAGTAGCCTAATAGATAAGGGTACCCACAGTGCATTTGTGAATATTCAAAATGAGTATCCCATCAAAAGTCAGAAACTGCTGAGAGTTTTACagag GACCTTATCAGCTCTGGCTCACTGGTCTGCTATCTTTGCTGAGACGCCTTATATTCCTTTGCTAGCATTCCCGTTTGTAAAATTATTCCAGAACAACCAGCTGATCTGCTTTGAAGTTGTGGCTACAGTAGTAG ttaatCTTTGTCAGCACTGGTTTGAGTATTTTCCCAATCCTCCAGTTAATATCCTTAGTATGATGGAAAATGTTTTGGCACATCATGACAAGGAACTACTtcagcatttaataaaatacaatgtAACTTCACAG GTTTATGCTTGGCCTCTTCTAGAAACACTGTTCTCTGAGGTTCTAACAAGAGAAGAATGGCTCAAAGTCTTTGACAATATCTTCTCCAACCATCCTTCGTACTTCCTAATGATCGTTATTGCCTATATTATATGTTCCAGAGCTCCCTTGCTTCACTGTAATCAAAGAGAAGATTTTGAG TATTTCTTTCATCATCGTAACAACCTGGACATTAGCGTTGTGATTAAGGAAGCTTATCATCTTATGGAGACTACACCACTAGATATCCATCCACAGCGTGTGCTTGATGACTTCATACCACTTACAAAAGGACAGTACCCTGTATTTAATAAATATCCCAAGTTCATTGTGGATTATCAAACTCAGGAACGGGAGAGGATCAGACAGGATGAAATTGAATACTTACGAGAGAG ACAATTAGTGCATGAATTAGAAGCTAAAGCACAGGAACGGAAAGCAGAAGATGAAGCCTGGTATCGAAAGCAGGAATTACTTCGAGAAGCTGAAGAACAGAGGCGAAAAATGCTactggaagaagaagagaagctGGCAGAACAGAGGCAGAG ACTAGCTGCTGTGAAAAGAGAACTGAAAGTAAAGGAGCTACAATTTCTAGATGCTTCGAGAAGGCGCTTTCTGAAATACCAGCAAGATCAGCGTCAAATAGAACTGAAACGTCTTGATGACGAAATTGCACGAAAA GCAACCATGAGAGAGCAGgaaacagctgctgctcttcaaGATGTAGAAGTACAACGGATGGAACTTGAATCACAAAGGCAGGTTTTTGAACAG GTGGCTGAGGAAAATTTAGCCAAAGCAGAGCAGAAACGCATTGATGCCAACTGGAGGTTGCGAGCATTGCATAAACTACGGGGTGATGATCGGGACCGCAAGAAGCGTCACGAAGAGATAGCCAAGCTCCTGCACGACAACAGGGTGAAAGAGGCTGAACTGCTGAAGGCCAtgagggaagcagaagaaaaaacg TGGGAAGAAGTTATACAGAAAAAAGCTCAACTGGAAGAAGAGCAgaaggcggctgctgctgcagatgaACACAGGAAGCAGTTTTTAGAGGACAAAATGAATGACGCATTAGAATTGGCTGAAAAGCTGCAAAGAGAAGATGGCTATTTTG AGAGACTGCGTGATTTAAAGGCGGGACGTACAGGGAGAGGGGTAGAACTCCAGCAGGTACCAAGGTCTGGAAACATCTGTCTGAATGATTTGCCGCCATCACAGTCATCATCACACA GCCCCcctcagatactggaaggctgctataagttctccttggagccttctcttctccaggctgaacaaccccaactctctcagcctgtcctcacagcagaggtgctccagccctcggatcatctttgtggccctcctctggacccgctccaacaggtccatgtccttcctgtgctgaggatgaTTTGGGGATGTTGA
- the TBC1D31 gene encoding TBC1 domain family member 31 isoform X3 produces MCAGPPPAAVAVGGALRGGGERGGGGPRMESSDLGGRQQGPIWHRKPGPAARRGVIVNIIHSVKGYHSKTIRFLNVAFDSSGDSLLAGDHQGNIYVFDLNGNRFNLVQRTMQACTALAFNLRRKTEFLVALADYSIKCFDTETKELVSWMRGHDSSVSSISVHGSGRYAITTSSDTAQLWDLDTFQRKRKLNVRQSVGIQKVFFLPLSNTILSCFKDNSVFAWEFDTLHCKYQLPTPVEGSALLYKVFAVTRDGRIFVAGGKSNQLHLWCLESRKLIRIIQMPSKVRAVRHLEFLPDSFDGGSNQVLGVLSQDNIMRFINIETCKLLFDIGSHEEGISTAAISPSGRYIASVMENGSLNLYSVQALTQEGNQPPPPTFKVVEDWSKCTSEANKLTMRVTSGRSERPWKSKGSKIQSRLLKMQVNTSLENKENELPGGLNKKRLRALLKGFGEYPAKYRMFVWRSLLQLPENHLAFSSLIDKGTHSAFVNIQNEYPIKSQKLLRVLQRTLSALAHWSAIFAETPYIPLLAFPFVKLFQNNQLICFEVVATVVVNLCQHWFEYFPNPPVNILSMMENVLAHHDKELLQHLIKYNVTSQVYAWPLLETLFSEVLTREEWLKVFDNIFSNHPSYFLMIVIAYIICSRAPLLHCNQREDFEYFFHHRNNLDISVVIKEAYHLMETTPLDIHPQRVLDDFIPLTKGQYPVFNKYPKFIVDYQTQERERIRQDEIEYLRERQLVHELEAKAQERKAEDEAWYRKQELLREAEEQRRKMLLEEEEKLAEQRQRLAAVKRELKVKELQFLDASRRRFLKYQQDQRQIELKRLDDEIARKATMREQETAAALQDVEVQRMELESQRQVFEQHLIKDQEAVTKEMREEVDAHRRKVDLEDHLVQRLMEIDREEKQKAQTVAEENLAKAEQKRIDANWRLRALHKLRGDDRDRKKRHEEIAKLLHDNRVKEAELLKAMREAEEKTWEEVIQKKAQLEEEQKAAAAADEHRKQFLEDKMNDALELAEKLQREDGYFERLRDLKAGRTGRGVELQQVPRSGNICLNDLPPSQSSSHSPPQILEGCYKFSLEPSLLQAEQPQLSQPVLTAEVLQPSDHLCGPPLDPLQQVHVLPVLRMIWGC; encoded by the exons ATGTGTGCGGgcccccctcccgccgcggtGGCCGTTGGAGGAGCCCTGAGGGGAGGtggcgagcgcggcggcggcgggccgagGATGGAGAGCTCCGACCTGGGCGGCCGCCAGCAGGGCCCCATCTGGCACCGCAAAcccgggccggcggcgcggcgcgg AGTTATAGTAAACATAATTCACAGTGTCAAAGGATACCATTCAAAGACAATACGTTTTCTGAATGTGGCTTTTGACAGTTCTGGAGATTCTCTACTCGCTGGAGACCACCAAGGGAATATATATGTTTTTGACTTGAATGGAAACAG GTTCAACCTTGTTCAGCGAACAATGCAGGCTTGCACTGCTTTGGCATTTAATCTTCGCAGAAAGACAGAATTCTTGGTGGCTTTGGCAGATTATTCCATTAAGTGCTTTGATACAG AAACCAAGGAGCTAGTTAGTTGGATGAGGGGACATGATTCTTCAGTGTCTTCCATCTCTGTCCATGGCTCGGGCAGGTATGCCATCACTACATCCAGTGATACAGCACAACTGTGGGACTTGGAcacctttcaaagaaaaagaaagctgaatgtTCGTCAGTCTGTGGGTATCCAGAAG gttttttttcttccattgagtAACACCATCCTCAGCTGTTTCAAAGACAATTCTGTTTTTGCATGGGAATTCGACACTCTTCACTGTAAATACCAGTTGCCAACGCCTGTAGAAGGTTCTGCGTTACTTTATAAGGTCTTTGCGGTTACCAG AGATGGACGGATTTTTGTAGCTGGTGGAAAATCAAATCAGCTTCACTTATGGTGTTTAGAATCAAGGAAGTTGATACGAATAATCCAGATGCCTTCAAAAGTACGAGCTGTCCGTCATCTGGAATTCCTCCCTGACAGTTTTGATGGGGGCTCCAATCAG GTTCTTGGAGTGTTAAGTCAAGATAATATTATGAGATTTATCAATATAGAAACATGCAAACTTCTTTTTGACATTGGGAGTCATGAAGAGGGAATCAGCACAGCAGCAATTAGCCCCAGTGGACGGTATATTGCATCAGTAATGGAAAACGGTAGCCTTAATTTATACAGTGTCCAAGCTTTGACTCAAGAAGGAAATCAG CCTCCACCACCCACGTTCAAAGTAGTAGAAGATTGGTCCAAGTGCACGTCAGAGGCAAACAAACTGACAATGAGAGTGACTTCAGGAAGGTCAGAGCGGCCTTGGAAATCCAAAGGAAGCAAAATTCAAAGCAGATTGCTAAAAATGCAAGTGAACACATCACTTGAAAATAAAGAG AACGAATTACCAGGTGGATTAAACAAGAAACGCCTGCGGGCCTTATTGAAAGGATTTGGAGAATATCCAGCAAAGTACAG GATGTTTGTTTGGCGTTCCTTATTACAACTTCCTGAAAACCACTTAGCATTCAGTAGCCTAATAGATAAGGGTACCCACAGTGCATTTGTGAATATTCAAAATGAGTATCCCATCAAAAGTCAGAAACTGCTGAGAGTTTTACagag GACCTTATCAGCTCTGGCTCACTGGTCTGCTATCTTTGCTGAGACGCCTTATATTCCTTTGCTAGCATTCCCGTTTGTAAAATTATTCCAGAACAACCAGCTGATCTGCTTTGAAGTTGTGGCTACAGTAGTAG ttaatCTTTGTCAGCACTGGTTTGAGTATTTTCCCAATCCTCCAGTTAATATCCTTAGTATGATGGAAAATGTTTTGGCACATCATGACAAGGAACTACTtcagcatttaataaaatacaatgtAACTTCACAG GTTTATGCTTGGCCTCTTCTAGAAACACTGTTCTCTGAGGTTCTAACAAGAGAAGAATGGCTCAAAGTCTTTGACAATATCTTCTCCAACCATCCTTCGTACTTCCTAATGATCGTTATTGCCTATATTATATGTTCCAGAGCTCCCTTGCTTCACTGTAATCAAAGAGAAGATTTTGAG TATTTCTTTCATCATCGTAACAACCTGGACATTAGCGTTGTGATTAAGGAAGCTTATCATCTTATGGAGACTACACCACTAGATATCCATCCACAGCGTGTGCTTGATGACTTCATACCACTTACAAAAGGACAGTACCCTGTATTTAATAAATATCCCAAGTTCATTGTGGATTATCAAACTCAGGAACGGGAGAGGATCAGACAGGATGAAATTGAATACTTACGAGAGAG ACAATTAGTGCATGAATTAGAAGCTAAAGCACAGGAACGGAAAGCAGAAGATGAAGCCTGGTATCGAAAGCAGGAATTACTTCGAGAAGCTGAAGAACAGAGGCGAAAAATGCTactggaagaagaagagaagctGGCAGAACAGAGGCAGAG ACTAGCTGCTGTGAAAAGAGAACTGAAAGTAAAGGAGCTACAATTTCTAGATGCTTCGAGAAGGCGCTTTCTGAAATACCAGCAAGATCAGCGTCAAATAGAACTGAAACGTCTTGATGACGAAATTGCACGAAAA GCAACCATGAGAGAGCAGgaaacagctgctgctcttcaaGATGTAGAAGTACAACGGATGGAACTTGAATCACAAAGGCAGGTTTTTGAACAG CATCTAATCAAAGATCAAGAGGCAGTTACAAAGGAAATGAGAGAAGAGGTGGATGCCCATCGAAGAAAGGTGGATCTAGAAGATCATCTTGTTCAGAGATTGATGGAAATagatagagaagaaaagcagaaagctcaGACA GTGGCTGAGGAAAATTTAGCCAAAGCAGAGCAGAAACGCATTGATGCCAACTGGAGGTTGCGAGCATTGCATAAACTACGGGGTGATGATCGGGACCGCAAGAAGCGTCACGAAGAGATAGCCAAGCTCCTGCACGACAACAGGGTGAAAGAGGCTGAACTGCTGAAGGCCAtgagggaagcagaagaaaaaacg TGGGAAGAAGTTATACAGAAAAAAGCTCAACTGGAAGAAGAGCAgaaggcggctgctgctgcagatgaACACAGGAAGCAGTTTTTAGAGGACAAAATGAATGACGCATTAGAATTGGCTGAAAAGCTGCAAAGAGAAGATGGCTATTTTG AGAGACTGCGTGATTTAAAGGCGGGACGTACAGGGAGAGGGGTAGAACTCCAGCAGGTACCAAGGTCTGGAAACATCTGTCTGAATGATTTGCCGCCATCACAGTCATCATCACACA GCCCCcctcagatactggaaggctgctataagttctccttggagccttctcttctccaggctgaacaaccccaactctctcagcctgtcctcacagcagaggtgctccagccctcggatcatctttgtggccctcctctggacccgctccaacaggtccatgtccttcctgtgctgaggatgaTTTGGGGATGTTGA